The Candidatus Peribacteria bacterium region CCAGACGCCCTTCGTGCAATGTCACCAGGAAGTCTTTGCCGATAAACACATCGAGCTCTTCTTTGATGATGCGACCGGATGACTTGATGGGAATGTGAAACACGCAGAACAGATAGTTGTCGTATGCTTCGATTTTCGGGCGCTCATTCTGGCTCATGCAGTCTTCAATATCGAGCTTGTGAAAATCGTATTTTTTCTGCAATTCCTCAAGCGCGTCCTGGTCAAACGTGGACGAGTTGTACCACGTGATGCCGTCGACGGTTAAGGTCTGCATGCTCATTTGCGCTTTCTGGGAAGATACTTGGAACGCGGGTCATGTGTGACTTTTGTCGGGAGCACTTCGTAGTGGCGTGCGCGGAAGAGGCGGAACTGGAGCGTGATGTAGAGCACTGCAAGAATTGCCCAGACCAACCACCAGACACGCATGGAGACAAACTGGATCTGCTCCACACGGGAAACGACAAGAATGAGTCCGACAAACCCGAACCAGAACGAAGCGGTTGGCCAGGTGCGGCTGAGTTTACGCGTGACAGCGTTCGACATTTTCTTGCGCCAGACAGAGAGAGCAACCGCTCCAGCCATCAGAAGAATACAGAGAACGAGCAGGGCCACAGACTTCGGGCTGCTGTAATCCGCGTTAGCAGGATTCGGATAGAACAAAAACGAGAAAACCTGGAAGAGGAAGGTATTCATAAACCAAGATGGGAATGAGTATCAGAGTGATCGTGATGATGGTGACCATGTTTCTTTATATCTTCGTCGTTCTTCTCTTCTTTCTCTTCATCTTCCTTGTCATCTTTGTCATCCTCGTCTTCTTCGTCTTCTTCGTCCTCCTCGTCCTCCTCGTCATCCTCGTCATCCTTCTCACCAACCCCCACTTCAATCTGGGACGGCGCTTCTGTTGCGACAAGTGTGAGGATCATCGCCTCCAGTTCACGCTCCTTGATCGTGCGGGCCGGACGGATCAGCAGGTAAATCAGAAATCCGATAATCGGAAATACCGTCACAATCACAATACAGGCAAACTGGTACCAGAAAGACCGTGTGCGCAGCAGAATGTCGCGCAGTGCAAAAAACAGCAGAAAGAGAACCAGTGCTGCCAGAAGAATCAGTCCACCCTGTCCCAGGCGCAATCCCGGATTCTCCATGATATACGCGGTAAAAGGAGCCAGGGAAAGAGAAAGAGAAGACATACGGAGATTATGGAAATGTCACAGATGCGGATGTCTGCGCCTGTGCACGGTAACGTACACGACGGCAGCCAGGAGCGCCAGTATGGCAATGAGCTGACTGAAGCGTAATTCAAACGAACTGAGGCCCAGCCAGGAGCGCAAAAACAGGTATCCGGCAGTCAGAACCATGCCAATTCCTTCGCAGATTATCGCGATTTTCGGGGTGATTTTCTGTTTTTCGGCAAGAACCGTAAAGACCCCCAGACTGACGAATGCGAGGAAGAGCAGTGTGAAATCCAGCCGCGTCGCAAACACAGGAATACTGAAATCCCCGCGGAAATATTCAAGGAAGAACGTGACGACAGATGCAACGAGAATGCCGGCCAGTGTTTCCGCTCCGGCACGCTTGGCATGCTTGCGGACGATCAGGAGCAGGAATGTCAGGAAGAAGTAGAAGAGCGCATAGTAGAGCTGTACCGGATGCACCGGCACCGCGAAGCGCACGTTTGATGCGTCGTACGTCACACCCCACCACCAGTCTGTCGGTGTACCGTACGCCTGTCCCGCTGCAAAGCGACCGAGCCAGTTAAAGGAAAGCCCGAAACAGGTTGCAGGCAACAGCACATCGAGCCACTGCAGGAAGGTTGTGCGGGATGTCCCGCGTGCCAGGTAGAGCACTGCTGCAATACCGGCAGCTGCACCGAGGAAACTGAAGTTTCCGTCATGCAGGAAGAAAATACGGAACGGATCATCCGCACGAAGATAAATGCGATACTGCTCCACCACTGCAAACAAACGCCCGCCGACAACTGCTCCGAGCAGATGCCACCAGCCGTTATCCTTAAAATGCTGGAGTGAGAGTCCTGCACTCTGCGCCAACCGGAAAAAGAATTCAGACGACAGCCAGAGCCCGACCAGCAAAAACACCAGGTGTGTCCAGATGATAAACGGGCCGATCTGGATGGCTTCGAACATAGTACTAAGGTAACAGAGAACGCCCTCATCGGAAATGATACAATCTTCATTCGAGTTATGAATCAGGAATTATGAATTATGGCACATTTGACTATGCATAACTCATAATTCATACATCATAATTCCTTCATCATCCGATAGATAACTCTAACTTCCTCGAAGCAACATCATTGGTCACCGATGCAATGAACTCGTCGACCGCGACGGTCACCTGCTGCTTGGTTCTGATGTTACGAACGGTCACGCTGTTCTCCGCAATTTCACGGTCACCGATGACGAGTAAGTACGGAATGCGCTGCGTCTCACCGTCGCGGATGCGCTTGCCAAGAGATTCGTCGGAGTTCATGTAGTCGATGCGGATTTTCTTCTCCAGAAGCTTCATGCCAAGGTCAGACGCAAATTGCTCATGCGTGGATGCGACCGGCAGGATGGCAACCTGGACAGGGGCAACCCACAGCGGGAAATGTCCGGCGTGGTGCTCGATGAAAATCGAGAGGAAACGCTCGATGGCACCCATCACGGCACAGTGGATCATGACAATACGCTCCTTCTCCCCGCTCTCGTTAATGCAGAAGAGATCAAACCGCTCCGGCATGTTGATGTCGAGCTGGATGGTTGCAACCTGCCACTCACGGCCGATGGAGTCTTTGGTGATGAAGTCGACCTTCGGTCCGTAGAATGCCGCTTCACCCGGCGCTTCGATGTACTTTACGCCACGCTCCTTTGCGATGCTGCGGATAGCATTTTCGGCTTTGTTCCAGACCTCCGGCGTCCCGAGATATTTCTCGAAGTGTTCAGGATCGTGAAGGGACAGGCGGACCTGCAGCTCGTTGAAACCGGTTGTCTTGTAGAAGGTATCGATAATGTCCCACACGCGCAGGAATTCTTCTTCTACCTGGCTCTGGCGGCAGAACACGTGTGCATCGTCCTGGGTGATGCTGCGGACGCGGGACAGACCATGCAACTCCCCTGTCTGTTCGTCGCGGTACACCATCGTGGTTTCTGTGTAGCGCTGGGGCAAATCCTTATAGCTGCGCTGCTTGTGTGCATAAATCTGCGTGTGGTGCGGACAGTTCATCGGCTTCATCGCAAATTCGTGCTCGTCACGGGTCTGAATGCGGAAAAGGTCATCTTTGAATTTTGCCCAGTGACCGGATGTTTCGTAGAGTTCTTTCTTGGTGATGTGCGGGATAGTGACTTTCATGTAGCCCTTGGCTTCGCGCAGTTCCCAGACGAACGCATCGAGCGTGTTGCGCATCAGTGTGCCGCGCGGTGTCCAGAGCGGAAGACCCGGACCGACGAGATCGCTGAAGGTGAAGAGATCCATTTCCTTCCCGAGTTTGCGGTGATCACGCTTCTTGGCTTCTTCCATCTGCGCGAGGTATGCATCGAGCTCTTCTTTGGACCCGAACGCTGCCACGTAAATACGTGTGAGCTGTTCGCGCTTTTCGTCGCCTCTCCAGTACGCACCGGCAAGGGTTGTGAGCTTGAATCCATCCACAGGAATCTCTTTGAGGTTCTCGACGTGTCCGCCGCGGCAGAGATCCACGTACGCATCTTCCCCTTTGAGGTTCACGTTCGTGTAGTTTGTGACCATCTCCACGTTTTCGTTCTTCACGAGGTCTTCAATCATTTCCACTTTGAACCGCTGGTTTTTCTCTTTCCAGAACGCAGTTGCATCTTTCACAGGGAGTTCATCACGACGGAAGGTCTGACCCTGGTAGATGATCTTCTTCATTTCCTTCTCAATCGCCGGAAAATCGGCATCGGTAATAGGAGTTGTGAAAAGGAAGTCAAAATAACAGCCGGTCTCAATAGCAGGACCAATGGCGCGCTCAGTGCCGGGCCACAGGTTTTCGACGGCCTGGGCAAGGACATGGGCCAGAGAATGGCGCATGGACGCGAGTTCTTCGGGTGTGGAGAAAGTGGACATGGCGGAACTATACAGGATTACAGCCCAAATTACAGAGTACGCAAAAGCGGAAAC contains the following coding sequences:
- a CDS encoding prolipoprotein diacylglyceryl transferase; this encodes MFEAIQIGPFIIWTHLVFLLVGLWLSSEFFFRLAQSAGLSLQHFKDNGWWHLLGAVVGGRLFAVVEQYRIYLRADDPFRIFFLHDGNFSFLGAAAGIAAVLYLARGTSRTTFLQWLDVLLPATCFGLSFNWLGRFAAGQAYGTPTDWWWGVTYDASNVRFAVPVHPVQLYYALFYFFLTFLLLIVRKHAKRAGAETLAGILVASVVTFFLEYFRGDFSIPVFATRLDFTLLFLAFVSLGVFTVLAEKQKITPKIAIICEGIGMVLTAGYLFLRSWLGLSSFELRFSQLIAILALLAAVVYVTVHRRRHPHL
- the thrS gene encoding threonine--tRNA ligase; the encoded protein is MSTFSTPEELASMRHSLAHVLAQAVENLWPGTERAIGPAIETGCYFDFLFTTPITDADFPAIEKEMKKIIYQGQTFRRDELPVKDATAFWKEKNQRFKVEMIEDLVKNENVEMVTNYTNVNLKGEDAYVDLCRGGHVENLKEIPVDGFKLTTLAGAYWRGDEKREQLTRIYVAAFGSKEELDAYLAQMEEAKKRDHRKLGKEMDLFTFSDLVGPGLPLWTPRGTLMRNTLDAFVWELREAKGYMKVTIPHITKKELYETSGHWAKFKDDLFRIQTRDEHEFAMKPMNCPHHTQIYAHKQRSYKDLPQRYTETTMVYRDEQTGELHGLSRVRSITQDDAHVFCRQSQVEEEFLRVWDIIDTFYKTTGFNELQVRLSLHDPEHFEKYLGTPEVWNKAENAIRSIAKERGVKYIEAPGEAAFYGPKVDFITKDSIGREWQVATIQLDINMPERFDLFCINESGEKERIVMIHCAVMGAIERFLSIFIEHHAGHFPLWVAPVQVAILPVASTHEQFASDLGMKLLEKKIRIDYMNSDESLGKRIRDGETQRIPYLLVIGDREIAENSVTVRNIRTKQQVTVAVDEFIASVTNDVASRKLELSIG